A region of uncultured Draconibacterium sp. DNA encodes the following proteins:
- a CDS encoding aldo/keto reductase, with the protein MKYNLLGNTGLYVSELCLGTMTFGGRGMWTAIGTLPQDQVNSLVKQSVDGGINFIDTANIYSEGLSEQMTGQAIRDLGLKRDDLVIATKVRGQMGEGPNEVGLSKKHILQQADESLTRLNMDYIDLYQIHGFDRLTPLEETLEALDSLVKSGKVRYIGCSNLAAWQLMKALGISAQQHLSKFVSLQAYYTIAGRDLERELVPLLLDQKVGLMVWSPLAGGLLSGKYSRDTETKEGRRVNFDFPPVNKEKAYDIVDVMRNIADNKDVTVAQIALSWLLHQPAVTSVIIGANKPEQLADNLSSVDVKLEAEELDQLNEVSKLSPEYPGWMIERQGSGR; encoded by the coding sequence ATGAAGTACAATTTATTAGGAAACACTGGATTATACGTATCAGAACTTTGTTTGGGCACCATGACATTTGGTGGACGCGGTATGTGGACAGCTATTGGCACTTTGCCACAGGACCAGGTGAACAGTCTCGTTAAACAATCGGTTGACGGAGGGATAAATTTTATTGACACCGCCAATATTTACAGCGAAGGTTTGAGCGAACAAATGACCGGGCAGGCCATCCGCGACCTCGGCTTAAAACGCGATGACCTAGTGATAGCCACAAAAGTACGCGGACAAATGGGTGAAGGACCCAATGAAGTTGGGCTGAGCAAAAAACATATTCTGCAACAAGCCGATGAAAGCCTTACACGCTTAAACATGGACTACATCGACCTTTACCAGATTCATGGTTTTGACAGACTCACTCCTCTGGAAGAAACACTTGAAGCACTCGATTCGTTGGTTAAAAGCGGAAAAGTAAGATATATTGGCTGTAGCAACCTGGCTGCCTGGCAGCTGATGAAAGCACTGGGTATTTCGGCACAGCAACACCTGAGCAAATTTGTTTCGTTGCAGGCTTATTACACCATTGCCGGGCGCGATTTGGAACGCGAACTGGTTCCGCTGCTTCTCGACCAAAAAGTGGGTTTGATGGTTTGGAGTCCGCTGGCCGGAGGATTATTAAGTGGTAAATACAGCCGCGATACAGAAACAAAAGAAGGCCGACGGGTGAATTTCGATTTTCCTCCCGTGAATAAAGAAAAAGCCTATGATATTGTGGACGTTATGCGAAACATTGCCGACAACAAAGACGTTACGGTGGCCCAAATTGCTTTGTCGTGGCTACTGCATCAACCTGCGGTTACGTCGGTAATTATTGGCGCCAATAAACCCGAACAACTAGCGGATAACTTAAGTTCCGTTGATGTAAAACTGGAAGCAGAAGAACTCGACCAATTAAACGAGGTAAGTAAACTGTCTCCGGAATACCCGGGTTGGATGATCGAACGTCAGGGCAGCGGCAGATAA